In the genome of Hymenobacter cellulosivorans, one region contains:
- a CDS encoding nuclear transport factor 2 family protein, protein MRSILVFLFSLLILPAAFAQRGAPRPPDPKVAQQVLQLEHRWNEAIVSRDTAFISGLLASDFLHIAADGSVNDKKTMLRAVSNPNSVINPFQSQDVRVRQYGKNTVILTGWFLQTGTWLGQPFALRLRYTDVFVKLNGRWQAVSTQVALLPAARKS, encoded by the coding sequence ATGCGCTCCATCCTGGTTTTTCTCTTTAGCCTGCTTATCCTGCCCGCCGCCTTTGCCCAGCGCGGTGCGCCCCGGCCACCCGACCCCAAAGTGGCCCAGCAGGTGTTGCAGCTGGAGCACCGCTGGAACGAGGCCATCGTCAGCCGTGATACAGCCTTTATTAGCGGCCTGCTGGCTTCTGATTTCCTGCATATTGCCGCCGATGGCAGCGTGAACGATAAGAAAACCATGCTGCGGGCCGTAAGCAACCCCAATTCGGTTATCAACCCCTTCCAAAGCCAGGACGTGCGGGTGCGACAGTACGGCAAGAATACCGTGATTCTGACCGGCTGGTTTCTGCAAACCGGCACCTGGCTGGGCCAGCCTTTTGCGCTGCGCCTGCGCTATACCGACGTGTTTGTGAAGCTCAATGGCCGATGGCAAGCGGTGTCGACCCAGGTAGCGCTGCTGCCTGCGGCCCGCAAATCCTGA
- a CDS encoding thymidylate synthase gives MQQYLDLVQHILDHGTQKTDRTGTGTLSIFGHQMRFDLQQGFPLVTTKKVHLKSIIHELLWFLQGDTNIKYLTDNGVKIWDEWADENGDLGPVYGKQWRNWPRPDGSHIDQISEVVRQLTTSPDSRRILVSAWNVAELDQMHLMPCHALFQFYVADGKLSCQLYQRSADVFLGVPFNIASYALLTLMMAQVTGLQPGEFIWTGGDTHLYSNHLEQARLQLTREPRPLPQMRLNPAVKDIFGFQYEDFELENYDPHPAIKAPVAV, from the coding sequence ATGCAGCAGTACCTCGACCTCGTCCAGCACATCCTCGACCACGGCACCCAGAAAACCGACCGCACCGGCACCGGTACGCTCAGCATTTTCGGCCACCAGATGCGCTTCGACCTGCAACAGGGCTTTCCGCTGGTGACGACTAAAAAGGTGCACCTGAAAAGCATTATCCACGAGTTGCTGTGGTTTTTGCAGGGTGATACCAATATTAAGTACTTGACCGACAACGGGGTAAAAATCTGGGATGAGTGGGCCGACGAAAACGGCGACCTGGGCCCCGTGTACGGCAAGCAGTGGCGCAACTGGCCCCGGCCCGACGGCTCCCACATCGACCAGATTTCGGAAGTCGTGCGCCAGCTCACTACCTCACCCGATTCGCGCCGCATCCTGGTATCAGCCTGGAACGTGGCCGAACTCGACCAGATGCATTTGATGCCCTGCCACGCCCTGTTCCAATTCTACGTGGCCGACGGCAAGCTCAGCTGCCAGCTCTACCAGCGCTCCGCCGACGTCTTCCTGGGCGTGCCCTTCAACATTGCCTCTTACGCCCTGCTCACGCTCATGATGGCCCAGGTGACCGGCCTGCAGCCCGGCGAATTCATCTGGACCGGCGGCGACACCCACCTGTATTCCAACCACCTGGAGCAAGCCCGGCTGCAACTCACGCGGGAGCCGCGCCCCCTGCCCCAGATGCGCCTAAACCCCGCCGTAAAGGACATCTTTGGCTTCCAATACGAAGACTTCGAGTTGGAAAACTACGACCCGCACCCCGCCATCAAAGCGCCTGTAGCAGTGTAA